A single window of Cherax quadricarinatus isolate ZL_2023a unplaced genomic scaffold, ASM3850222v1 Contig647, whole genome shotgun sequence DNA harbors:
- the LOC138851448 gene encoding uncharacterized protein, which produces MAKEAGILDSVFTGPVRICKVLILSAGRLEGKEHTGFKLLKRCHCDDSRKRKHRLPQERPVEDGISSSDIEEPMKKEPDLDNDETQSLPSCQSDDLVVDLSTLTAQSDDSVEVTAAAGDEQTSDLEAHPDGQSEKEGKTPDVRVKPADGVKTAEGVKADVDVPEKEIIFEREVINLTESEQEERSHSV; this is translated from the exons ATGGCGAAGGAAGCAGGCATTCTCGATTCTG ttTTCACTGGACCAGTCAGAATTTGTAAAGTTTTGATTTTATCGGCTGGTAGATTGGAAGGGAAGGAACACACCGGCTTCAAACTCCTAAAGCGGTGTCATTGTGATGATAGCAGGAAACGCAAACATAGGCTTCCTCAGGAAAGG CCTGTGGAAGATGGGATCAGTTCATCTGATATAGAGGAGCCTATGAAGAAAGAACCAGATCTCGACAACGATGAAACGCAGAGCCTTCCCTCATGTCAGTCTGATGACCTCGTTGTGGACCTCTCTACGCTCACTGCTCAATCTGATGACTCTGTTGAGGTCACTGCCGCAGCAGGTGATGAACAAACTAGCGACCTTGAAGCGCACCCTGACGGTCAGTCGGAGAAGGAAGGGAAAACCCCCGACGTGAGAGTAAAGCCAGCTGATGGAGTAAAGACGGCAGAAGGGGTAAAGGCAGATGTTGATGTACCTGAAAAGGAAATCATTTTCGAGCGGGAGGTTATCAATCTTACAGAAAGTGAACAGGAGGAGCGCAGTCATTCAGTCTAA
- the LOC138851447 gene encoding uncharacterized protein produces the protein MTRHPARRCHLCGRLYPQDAAHHTFSCSFCGLSVCVANVTAHRRRCVTVGAGQYSKQMIRGAGQEERDQSVSSDESSTVTLPQEQVEPIAGPSGWRPAATSDSSSSKDHYYSFLGSPSSVNRRFTSGKKNFCSDEEESEMGDDSISEEPHITSRSECFQGHFCRIKYSIPASHKHDPILFLQSFATTFMRHILQFFTVLSGRALYENALRIYAELSLILRRQSLLGEDDSREHYITFPAQLVTRDDISRLLRSWREYLSMRLETEISSGEGSGFILDYIKGFHIVICKNGVRGYLGDYIEYPTSLRGKNQIFNPRGVKNSCFIQCLAAFFCRRLGWGWYKIRRYLSRCDSLQKFVNYSRVTLPVQWSDIHKLESDNKISIFIYCLTSHEGTYHATLCRRGSNKYSLVVPLLLLGKTHVALIKHFQKYMRIFSRKHSRNKHFCLNCLSEYSDICNLKTHFNSCDNQQKLIFPPAGSVCKFKNTHKGYLPSHTAFVDLEAYLDNRKPEGVITARHVAIAYGYIVIDRNSTIIDRYVHRGVQCIDHMYDRLSSLWDWIKMNTPCYPLHMTREQHIHFAIQKKCNFCHQDFTLTKPKVRHHDHLMPKANYLGALCNNCNLRQKNSGKYLPVIIHNLSYDMALIIKELSVKAPINVLMKQGYKFLKVEIGALRFLDSLAFLSAGLASLAQAHIASKSPLKFTEAMISHLPPESWGSLLTGKQVFPYEYCSSPERLEEKTLPPKRAFYSSLSKKHISQEEFDHAHLVWEKTACQTLGDYLLVYLSCDVGLLADIFTLHRRLLYNIYNLDVVHYVSLPGFAYDAFLKTSGVELELITDQELYNIIQSNIRGGFTTAVRTFAQANNQFINPNFDEKNLVSKFLLYWDFNSLYGSCMTEALPYANIRKLSPAEMASFLANGGLLQKNPQDSIKGYWLLIDTLGIAPELARYTDDLPLCLYHKQITLDDLSEYSKQLLAISNQKLPRKNTKLVGDHLPKRNYLISLPLLQLFLEIGLQIEKIHSIYEFSQGKYLAGFVETNVRQRNSSTSKDCQRLFKLLTNSVFGKTLFNPSKYANKTKLITSAGAFLRAVSKPLFKKAIKLSENKVLVTTGTPAIKLTYPNYIGYQILELAKFKLYHFWYMILKKTYQDKIKLIYSDTDSVIACLEGIKNLTDEIGKEPLRKWIDTSNFPTDHPLYNDSRKGSLGLLKSEVGDRLISEIVCIKPKMYSILLADNNNTIAAKGVPQSEQQLLTHNNFRSVLEDGSKHTFQYSQIRNLKGQMTTITTRKRGLSSFDDKRFYLDAYHSVSYGHPDARETKFKLFKDKTDDKVEEDEEANSSTEEGSTEEEEELEMRDSCNLWRGREKTVRDFFPRVKHRRERGRSSATARSFMLLEASCSEGEEE, from the exons ATGACTCGTCACCCAGCTCGCAGATGCCACCTATGCGGGCGATTATACCCTCAGGATGCAGCTCACCACACTTTCTCCTGTAGTTTCTGCGGGCTATCAGTGTGTGTGGCGAATGTCACAGCTCATCGCAGGAGATGCGTGACAG TTGGGGCGGGGCAATACTCCAAGCAGATGATCCGGGGGGCGGGCCAGGAAGAAAGAG ATCAGTCTGTGTCCTCCGATGAATCTTCGACCGTAACACTCCCACAAGAGCAAGTTGAGCCGATTGCCGGTCCCAGTGGATGGAGACCAGCCGCCACAAGTGACAGCTCCTCTTCCAAGGATCATTACTACTCTTTCTTGGGTTCCCCCTCCTCTGTTAATCGAAGGTTCACttcaggtaaaaaaaatttttgttcagATGAGGAAGAGAGTGAAATGGGAGACGATTCCATTTCAGAGGAACCACACATTACGAGTCGGTCGGAATGTTTTCAAGGTCACTTCTGTCGAATAAAATATTCAATTCCTGCCTCTCATAAACACGACCCCatattatttcttcagtccttcGCAACAACATTTATGAGGCACATATTACAGTTTTTCACTGTTCTATCAGGACGAGCACTTTATGAAAATGCTCTTAGGATTTATGCCGAACTGAGCCTTATTTTGCGCAGACAGTCGCTACTGGGAGAGGATGACAGTCGTGAGCATTATATAACTTTTCCCGCGCAACTAGTTACACGAGATGATATATCTCGGCTCTTACGGTCATGGAGGGAGTACCTTAGCATGCGATTAGAAACTGAAATTTCATCGGGCGAGGGATCAGGCTTCATACTAGATTATATAAAGGGTTTTCATATTGTAATATGCAAGAATGGAGTGCGTGGATACCTAGGAGACTATATAGAATATCCCACATCTTTACGAGGGAAAAATCAGATATTTAACCCGAGAGGAGTAAAAAATAGCTGTTTTATTCAATGTCTGGCGGCCTTTTTCTGTCGTAGACTTGGCTGGGGCTGGTATAAAATCAGACGATATTTATCTAGATGTGATAGCCTTCAGAAATTTGTCAATTACTCGCGAGTGACTCTCCCTGTCCAGTGGAGTGACATCCACAAACTCGAGTCTGACAACAaaatatcaatatttatttattgcttAACTTCTCATGAAGGGACCTATCATGCTACTTTATGTCGTaggggtagtaataaatattcactggtaGTGCCCCTGTTATTGTTGGGAAAGACTCATGTAGCTTTAATCAAACACTTCCAGAAATATATGAGAATTTTCTCCAGAAAACATTCACGCAATAAGCACTTTTGCTTGAATTGTTTAAGTGAATATAGTGACATTTGCAACTTAAAAACTCACTTCAATTCATGCGACAACCAACAAAAGTTGATTTTTCCCCCAGCTGGAAGCGTTTGTAAATTCAAAAATACTCACAAGGGCTACTTGCCCTCTCATACTGCCTTTGTGGATTTAGAAGCTTATCTCGATAATCGTAAGCCAGAGGGGGTAATAACAGCTAGACACGTAGCAATAGCTTATGGCTATATAGTGATAGACAGAAATAGCACTATAATAGATAGATATGTCCATCGGGGGGTACAGTGTATTGATCATATGTATGATAGACTTTCGTCTTTATGGGATTGGATAAAGATGAACACTCCCTGTTATCCGCTTCATATGACCAGGGAGCAGCATATACATTTTGCCATACAGAAGAAGTGCAACTTCTGTCATCAGGACTTTACTCTTACCAAACCAAAGGTGAGGCATCATGACCATCTAATGCCTAAGGCTAATTATTTAGGAGCACTCTGCAATAATTGCAATTTAAGGCAGAAAAATTCAGGTAAATATTTGCCTGTTATTATTCATAACCTATCATATGATATGGCTTTGATAATTAAAGAACTAAGTGTTAAAGCCCCAATCAATGTTTTAATGAAACAGGGATATAAATTCCTAAAGGTAGAAATAGGAGCACTACGTTTCCTGGATAGTCTAGCCTTCTTGTCCGCTGGTTTGGCTAGTTTGGCTCAGGCGCACATAGCTTCAAAATCACCCTTGAAATTCACAGAGGCGATGATAAGTCATCTACCCCCCGAAAGTTGGGGAAGCTTATTAACCGgcaaacaagtgtttccttatgAATATTGCAGCTCCCCAGAAAGGCTCGAAGAGAAGACTTTACCCCCAAAAAGAGCTTTCTACAGTTCTCTGTCTAAGAAGCATATTAGCCAAGAAGAATTCGATCATGCTCATCTGGTTTGGGAGAAAACAGCTTGTCAAACTCTAGGAGACTATCTCCTAGTATATCTCAGCTGTGATGTAGGACTTCTGGCTGACATATTCACCTTGCATAGGAGATTATTATACAACATCTATAATCTAGATGTTGTTCACTATGTTTCTCTCCCCGGCTTTGCCTATGATGCCTtcttaaaaaccagtggagtggaATTAGAATTAATTACTGATCAGGAGCTTTATAACATCATACAGTCTAATATAAGAGGCGGCTTCACTACTGCTGTTAGGACGTTTGCTCAGGCCAATAACCAGTTCATTAATCCCAATTTTGATGAGAAAAACTTAGTAAGTAAATTTTTGCTATACTGGGATTTTAATTCTCTTTatggttcttgcatgactgaggCGCTGCCCTACGCAAACATTCGAAAACTCTCACCCGCAGAAATGGCGAGTTTTCTCGCAAATGGCGGTCTTCTCCAGAAGAATCCTCAAGACTCTATAAAAGGTTACTGGCTTCTTATAGACACTCTAGGAATAGCCCCAGAATTAGCTCGCTACACGGATGACTTACCACTATGTCTCTATCACAAACAGATAACATTAGATGATCTATCTGAGTACAGCAAACAGCTATTGGCTATCAGTAATCAAAAACTACCCCGTAAAAATACTAAATTAGTGGGGGACCATCTCCCCAAACGAAACTACCTAATATCATTGCCTTTATTGCAGTTGTTCTTGGAGATAGGTCTACAAATTGAGAAAATTCATAGCATATATGAATTCTCACAAGGAAAATATCTGGCGGGCTTTGTTGAAACGAACGTGAGGCAACGCAATAGTAGCACTAGTAAAGACTGTCAGCGATTATTTAAATTGTTGACCAATTctgtattcggcaagacattgttTAATCCATCAAAATATGCCAACAAAACGAAGCTCATAACATCAGCGGGAGCATTTTTGCGAGCGGTGAGTAAGCCACTATTTAAGAAAGCCATAAAGCTTTCAGAAAACAAAGTATTGGTTACGACGGGGACGCCAGCCATAAAACTCACTTACCCTAATTACATAGGTTACCAGATACTAGAACTTGCCAAATTTAAGCTGTACCATTTTTGGTATATGATTCTTAAGAAAACATACCAAGACAAAATAAAACTAATCTATTCAGATACCGATAGTGTCATCGCCTGTTTAGAGGgcatcaaaaaccttactgatgaaatcggtaaggaaccattgaggaaatggatagacacatctaatttccccacagatcatcctctctacaatgactcaaggaagggatctctaggcttacttaaaagtgaggtgggggaccgccttatttcagaaatagtctgcattaaacccaaaatgtatagcatcctgctagcagataataacaacactatcGCTGCGAAAGGAGTTCCTCAGTCTGAACAACAATTATTAACTCATAATAACTTTAGAAGTGTGCTGGAAGACGGTTCTAAACATACCTTCCAATATAGTCAAATTAGAAATTTAAAAGGTCAgatgaccactatcaccactaggaaacgaggtcttagctcatttgatgataagcgcttttacttagatgcctatcactctgtatcctatggtcatccagatgccagagaaacaaagtttaaattatttaaagataaaacagatgacaaagtggaggaagacgaagaagctaatagcagtactgaagaagggagtacagaagaagaagaggaactagagatgagagacagttgcaatctttggcggggaagagaaaaaaccgtaagagattttttccccagggtcaagcatcgacgcgagagaggtagatcttccgccactgctcgtagtttcatgctcttagaagctagctgttctgagggagaggaggaataa